GTCGGGACGAAGTAGAGGAGGTAGCCGACGGAGCAAAGTACGAGCACCCAGCCGGTCGCGAACAGCTGCCGGCCGTAGCGCTCGACGTAGCCGCGCCGTTCGGCGAGGACGCTGGCGACGACGGTCGCGAGCGTGATGAAGAAGACGGTGAAGTAGATAATCGGCGAGATGATGAGCGTGTTCCACGGGTACGCGAGAATCTGGGCCGCCCCCTCCGGAATGGAGTCGTTGGCGTCCTCGATGACGCGCAGTGCCCCGCCGAAGAACATGAACGGGACGAGCGCGAAAAACAGCTGTTTCGTGTCGCCGATTTCGAGCCGGTGGAGCAGCGTGAGCACGCCGACGAGGAAGAAGACGAGCGAAATCGCGTACCCGGCCTCGCTGACGAGCGTATAGCCCGGCTCCGCGACGATGCCGGACGCGTCCTGACAGGCGACGGTCGAGTAGAACAGCTCGGTCGTGCCGCCGTCCATGACGACACAGACGGCGTTGTTGGCGTCGGCGTACACCGGACCCCAGAAGTAGTGCCAGAGGAAGCGGTCCCAGACGAGCTCGGGCGCGAGCAGGACGCCGAACCCGAACGCGAGCAGGGCGGTCGTGAACGTCGCGAGCCACGCCTGCGCACGCGACCACGAGCGGGGCGAATCCATACCGGCGAAGCGGGGCGGGAAGGTTTCAGGATTCCGGTCGCCCGGTTCGAACCGCCTCCACGGCCTGTGTCGCGTCGAGCAGTTCCTCGTGGGCGTGCCCGTTCGAGGCGACCAGCCCGCGGGAGTCGTGTCGCCACGGGTCGCCGTGTACGTCGGTCACGGTGCCGCCCGCCTGTTCGACGAGGAAGACGCCGGCGACTGTGTCCCACGGGTTCGTCGTCGTGTTGGTGAACGCGCCGTCGAGTTGGCCCGCGGCGACCATCGAGAGCGCGGCCTGTGCGCTCCCGTAGCGGCGGCAGTCGCCGAACCGCTCTGCCGTCTCCCGGCACGCGGCGGCGTACTCGTCCCGGCGGTCGTGGGGCCACCACACCGTCGGCGAGACGGCCATCGCCTCGGGGTCGGTGCGGTCGCTGACCTCGATTGGCTCGCCGTTCATCGCCGCGCCGTCACCGTCGCTGGTGTACACGTCACCGAGCACGGGGAGGACGTTCGCGGCGGCGACGGGGCTGCCGTCCTCGACGGCGGCCACGCTCGTCACCCACAGCGGGATGTCGCGCACGAAGTTGCTCGTCCCGTCGATCGGGTCGACAATCCACGCCGCGCCCGACTCCGGCACCTCCTTCAGCTCGTCGTCCTCCTCGCCGACGACCGCGTCCTCGGGGTACTCGGTCGAGATCGCGGCGACGACCTGCCGCTGGGCGTCGCGGTCGGCCCGGGTCACTACGTCCGTCTGGTTCGCCTTCGTCTCGACGGGTACGTCACGCCGGAAGAATCCCTCCGCGACGGCACCACCTGCACGAGCGGCCCGCTCCGCGAGGTCCGCTCTCCGTGTTCCGTTCTCGCTCATGCTCACCCACGAACACCGGCGCGCAAAGGGGCACCGATTTGTGTGCCGACACGAATCGCCCGGTATGCACACGCTCGCGAAGCGGATTCACAACATCACGCCCCGGCCGATGGTGCTCACCTTCGATGACGAGACGACCCGCCGAATGGAGATTTCCTCGGCTGAGTTCTTCCAAGAGGCGTTCCAGGCAGAAGGCGAGAGCGACGGCACGCGCTACCGGTTCGTCTCCGACGGCGACGACGACCCGCTCGTGGCCGCCCGCGAGACCGACGACGGCTGGGAGCCGGTCGGCGAGGTCGTTGCCGTCGAGCGCGTCGAGTCGTAATCTACTCCCCGCTGTAGACGTACCCTCGGTATGGCCCAACTACCCCACCTCGTCGAGGACCGCGGCGAGCTGAAGCTGAACGCGTCCATCAACGGGACGCGCCGCGACCTCGTGCTCTCGGACCGCGGTAAATCCCTCCTCGTCGACGACCTCGAGTACGAGAAGGCCGACGTCGTCCCCTTCACCGTCGTGAAGGCGCTCGTGCTCGCCGGCGGCGCGTCGGTTCCCGAGGGACAGGACGCCCGCGACGCGGCGTGGGGATTGAGCGGTGCGGACGGCGGCCGAGACCCCACCGCAGAGGACTGTTATCGAACTGCGGAGTATCTCCGCGCCGTCGAGGTGAGCGAACGCGCCGTCGAGACGCTCCGTGAACACGTCCGCGAGACCGACCTCTCGACGTATCTCAACGCCGACGAGATTACCTCGAACGCCGAACGGGTCGGCAAGCTCTCGGATATCGCTCGCGACCTGTAGCTATCGCTCGACGGTGTGAAGGTAGGATGATGCGGGGGAAGACCACTCCGAGAGTCGTCTTCCTGCACTGCCGAGGCAGTGCGGGGGAGGGGATTTGAACCCCTGGACCTCCGTGAGACGTACCGTCTCACGTGCTCTCGTTCGCTTCGCTCACGAGAACTCTACAGGAGCGGAACTTGAGTCCGCCGCGTGCTGTTTTCAGCAACCGCTAGTGAGGATTGAGAGATGCGGGGGAAGACCACTCCGAGAGTTGTCTTCCTGCACTGCCGAGGCAGTGCGGGGGAGGGGATTTGAACCCCTGGACCTCTACAGGAGCGGAACTTGAGTCCGCCGCGTTTTCCAGGCTTTGCTACCCCCGCACGCATCCCCGAGTCGGTGGTCGGGTGTCAAAACGATTGCGACCGCCGACGGAGTTACCACGCTGGACGGTGAGAGACACCCGTGGACGACCACACCACCGACCCGGACGTACCACCGCCGATTCGCGGCCAGCCGACGGGCTTTCTCCCCGACACGGGTCGGTGGGAACACGACACGCTCCGGCGCGCGACCGCACACGGGGTTCGGCTGTTCAACGCCGGGCAGTACCACGAGGCCCACGACTGCTTCGAGGACGAGTGGTACAACTACGGCCGCGGCACGACGGAATCGAAGTTCCTCCACGGGATGGTGCAGGTCGCCGCCGGCGCGTACAAACACTACGACTTCGAGAACGACGCCGGCATGCGGTCGCTGTTCGAGACGGCGCTCGAGTATCTGCAGGACGTTCCCGGTGACTTCTACGGCGTCGACGTGCGGGACGTGCGAGAGACGATGACGGCGGCGCTGTCCGACCCCGACAGGCTCGACGGCTGGCGCATCGAACTCGACGGCGACACGCCCGACGCCGACCGGTGGGACGAGGCGTACGCCGAGCGACTCCACTGACTCGGTGCGTTGATACCGCCGGAGGCGAATACGCTGTATGGAGTGGTACTGCACCGAGTGTGGCCGCCCCAGCGACACCAACGGCGGGACCTGTGAGTGTGGCTCCACCTCCTTCGAGCGGGCGGTCGTGCAGGTGGCAAAGGAGTGTACGACCTGCGGGACCCGCGTCCCGGAACACACCACCACCTGTCCCGACTGCGGGTTCACCGGCTTCGAACCGCTCGGTGAACCACAACCCCGCGACGAGGGGAGCTACATCGAGTGGCGGTGTGAGAAGTGCGGCAACGAACACCCCCGCCACACCCCGCCGTGTGACCGCTGTGGCCACGAGGTGTTGGAACGCGTCCGCGTCGACGCCGCCGACTTCGACGTGGACGAACACGTCGCGGGCTACGACGAGCCCGGCGACGGCGGCCTGTTCGGCTTCTCGCGCTCGCAGGCGTTCGGCGGTGTGCTCATCGGCAGTATCGTCGTCGTCTTCCTCCTCGGGACGGCGGGCATCGGTCCGGCGGCCGACCTCGGTGGCCCGGCTCCCCCCGACCCGGCGGTCGTCGAATCGAGTCTCGTCGCCGAGGTGAACGACCAGCGGACGGCCGCCGGGCTCGACCCGCTCGTCGAGGACGGTGAACTGACGCGTATCGCGGCGACGCGCACCGAGCGCGCGGCCGGCGACGGCCAACCGCAGGGTGCGAGTGCGGCCTTCAGCGAGGCGGGCTACGACTGCGCCGAGCCGATACTCACCGGCTATCGGATTCCCGACGCCAGCGCCGACGCGGACCTCGGTGCGCGCATCGCCGACCGGGTGACGGACGACGAGCC
This portion of the Halosegnis longus genome encodes:
- a CDS encoding DUF63 family protein, with amino-acid sequence MDSPRSWSRAQAWLATFTTALLAFGFGVLLAPELVWDRFLWHYFWGPVYADANNAVCVVMDGGTTELFYSTVACQDASGIVAEPGYTLVSEAGYAISLVFFLVGVLTLLHRLEIGDTKQLFFALVPFMFFGGALRVIEDANDSIPEGAAQILAYPWNTLIISPIIYFTVFFITLATVVASVLAERRGYVERYGRQLFATGWVLVLCSVGYLLYFVPTRLTGTVDGAGFYPQVTGVTVGLSVLFAVSIYRLAQRYKPGINAGTGYVGLVVIFGHAIDGVANVIAADWTGELGVVDSAGNALQYGAKHPFNDIIVGVVDAIQPAGLDSVIGLSWGFLVVKLVAATAVVWVFDDTIFDDEPRYAILLLVAILAVGLGPGTRDMLRVTFGI
- a CDS encoding inositol monophosphatase family protein, yielding MSENGTRRADLAERAARAGGAVAEGFFRRDVPVETKANQTDVVTRADRDAQRQVVAAISTEYPEDAVVGEEDDELKEVPESGAAWIVDPIDGTSNFVRDIPLWVTSVAAVEDGSPVAAANVLPVLGDVYTSDGDGAAMNGEPIEVSDRTDPEAMAVSPTVWWPHDRRDEYAAACRETAERFGDCRRYGSAQAALSMVAAGQLDGAFTNTTTNPWDTVAGVFLVEQAGGTVTDVHGDPWRHDSRGLVASNGHAHEELLDATQAVEAVRTGRPES
- a CDS encoding DUF309 domain-containing protein, with the protein product MDDHTTDPDVPPPIRGQPTGFLPDTGRWEHDTLRRATAHGVRLFNAGQYHEAHDCFEDEWYNYGRGTTESKFLHGMVQVAAGAYKHYDFENDAGMRSLFETALEYLQDVPGDFYGVDVRDVRETMTAALSDPDRLDGWRIELDGDTPDADRWDEAYAERLH